The DNA region ACCAATCGAACTCCTCGTCGGTCTCGCCCTTCCACGCGAACACGGCGTATCCCGCCTTGGCGATGGCGCACGCGGCGTGGTCCTGGGTGCTGAAGATGTTGCAGCTACTCCAGGTGACCTCGGCGCCCAGCTCGGCCAGCGTCTCGATCAGCACGGCCGTCTGGATGGTCATGTGCAGACAGCCCGCGATGCGGGCGCCCGCAAGCGGCTTGCTCTTGCCGTACTTCTGGCGGAGGGCCATCAGGCCCGGCATCTCGTTCTCGGCCAGCGAGATCTCTTTGCGGCCGAATGCAGCGAGCTCTTCAAAGCGCTCGGGTGTGCAATCCAGAACTTTGTACGGCAACTTTTCCGTTTCGACTTGCGGCACGACCGGGGCTCTCCAGGAGGGATCAAAGATTCGATAGCGGTAACAGTGTAGTAAGGGGGCGCCCACAGGGGCAACGGGCCAAAAAGCGGAATCGCAGCGGGCCGGGCCGCTTCCGGCCCCGGCGCCTCTAGATTGCCGCCCCTAGTCCGCCCCGACGGGGGCGGGGCCGCCCCGGCTCACACGTGGTCGAACGCCTTGCGCGCCTGGTCCACAAAGAGGCGGCTTTTTGCCTGGTCCTTCACCCCCGGCGACGATTCTACCCCGCTGGCGACATCGACGCCGTCGGGCCGAACCTGGCCGATCGCCTCCGCGACGTTCTTTGGGGTCAGGCCGCCGGCGAGCACCAGCCTCTGCCCCGGCAGCCGCTCGCGCCAACCAGACAACGCACGCCAATCGGCTCGGGCCCCCGTGCCCCCGTAGGCGGCAGGCGAGTAGGCGTCTACCAGCACGGCCGCTAGCGGGCGGCCGCCGCCGGCAACCGCCGCGGCGTAGGACGCCACCGCCGACAAATCTCCCGTGGGGAGCCGGAACGCATGCAGCAGCGCCACCCCCTCTGGCAGCAGCGCGGCCAGCTCGATGGCCGCGGCGGGGGGCTCGTCGCCGTGCAGTTGCACCGCGTCTAGCCCCACTTCTTCGGCCGCCGCCACGATCATGCTAGCAGACGCGTTGACGAACACCCCAACGCGCAGCGCTCCCTGCGCCGCCTTGGCGACCTCACTCGCCTGGGCGGAGGAGACACAGCGTGGGCTGCCTGGAAAGAAGTTAATCCCGATCGCGTCCGCCCCGGCAGCAACCGCGGCCGCGGCGTCTTGGGCCGTCGTCACCCCGCAGATTTTTACGCGGAACATAGGTTCGTTGTGCTAGGAGCGACCGATACAAGCGATACGGACAGGACCACCCGCCCTGATTGGATGTTCAGGATAACCGATGCGAATAAGACTCACCACGATGGCCGTCGCGGCCCTGCTGGCGGGCGTAGAGGCCCGCTGCTGGGGAGACGACGGCGCCCGCCAGGAACTCGCGCAGATCGACGCCGAGATCCGCCTGCGCAGCGCCGCGATTGCCGCCTCGCGCGCGGACGCCCCCACGCCGCGTCCCATGCCCTACCCGAAGACCACCGGCGCGCTGTGGCTGGGCGCGGCGAGCGGCGTGCCCATTTCGCCCGAGCCCGCCGCGGGGAAGGTCTCCGCCGAGCTGGTGTCCGAGATCGCCGACCTGTTTGATCGCCGGCGGGAGACGCTGGCACTGCTGGCGCG from Pirellulimonas nuda includes:
- a CDS encoding phosphoribosylanthranilate isomerase encodes the protein MFRVKICGVTTAQDAAAAVAAGADAIGINFFPGSPRCVSSAQASEVAKAAQGALRVGVFVNASASMIVAAAEEVGLDAVQLHGDEPPAAAIELAALLPEGVALLHAFRLPTGDLSAVASYAAAVAGGGRPLAAVLVDAYSPAAYGGTGARADWRALSGWRERLPGQRLVLAGGLTPKNVAEAIGQVRPDGVDVASGVESSPGVKDQAKSRLFVDQARKAFDHV